One region of Camelina sativa cultivar DH55 chromosome 6, Cs, whole genome shotgun sequence genomic DNA includes:
- the LOC104792434 gene encoding proline transporter 3-like → MNSKNRINNVGEDVDDIEIPDTAHQISSDSWFQAAFVLTTSVNSAYVLGYSGTVMVPLGWIGGVLGLILATAISLYANTLIAKLHEFGGKRHIRYRDLAGFIYGRKTYRLTWMLQYVNLFMINCGFIILAGSALKAVYVLFRDDHAMKLPHFIAIAGLICAVFAIGIPHLSALGIWLAVSTFLSLIYIVVAIVLSVKDGVKAPSRDYEIQGSLFTITGAAAALVFVFNTGLLPENSGEATVKQPVVKNMMKALYFQFTVGRLPIFMVVFVGYWAYGSSTSAYLLNNVNGPVWVKALANISAILQSVISLHIFASPTYEYMDTKFGIKGNPLALKNLLFRIMTRGVYIAVSTLLSALLPFLGDFMSLTGAVSTFPLTFILANHMYYKAKNNKLNPLQKLWHWLNVVFFSLMSIAAAIAALRLIALDSKNFHVFADL, encoded by the exons atgaacTCAAAGAACCGCATAAACAATGTCggagaagatgttgatgatatcgAAATCCCTGACACTGCTCATCAGATTAGCAGCG ATTCATGGTTCCAGGCAGCGTTCGTTCTGACAACAAGTGTAAACAGCGCATACGTGTTGGGATATTCAGGAACAGTCATGGTTCCTTTAGGATGGATTGGTGGTGTGCTTGGTCTTATTCTTGCTACTGCGATCTCACTCTATGCAAACACTCTCATAGCAAAGCTTCATGAGTTTGGTGGCAAAAGACACATTCGTTATAGAGACCTTGCAGGGTTCATTTACGGTAGAAAGACTTATCGTCTAACATGGATGTTGCAATATGTCAATCTTTTCATGATTAATTGTGGATTCATCATTCTAGCTGGTTCGGCCTTAAAG GCTGTTTATGTGCTTTTCAGGGATGATCATGCCATGAAACTACCTCATTTTATAGCCATTGCTGGTCTGATTTGTGCGGTTTTTGCTATTGGTATTCCTCATTTATCAGCTCTTGGGATCTGGCTTGCGGTTTCGACCTTCCTCAGCCTCATCTATATCGTTGTAGCAATTGTGCTATCGGTTAAAGATG gaGTCAAAGCACCTTCAAGAGATTACGAGATACAAGGATCACTTTTTACCATCACTGGAGCAGCCGCAGCACTAGTTTTCGTATTCAACACTGGGCTGCTTCCAGAAAATTCAGGTGAA GCAACAGTAAAGCAACCGGTTGTGAAAAACATGATGAAGGCCCTATACTTTCAATTCACGGTGGGTCGTTTACCGATTTTCATGGTTGTATTCGTCGGATATTGGGCTTACGGATCCTCAACCTCGGCATATCTACTAAACAACGTTAATGGCCCAGTTTGGGTCAAAGCCCTTGCCAACATCTCTGCTATTCTTCAATCCGTTATCTCTTTGCAC ATTTTTGCAAGCCCAACGTATGAGTACATGGATACAAAGTTTGGAATCAAAGGAAACCCACTGGCTTTAAAGAACTTGTTGTTTAGGATCATGACAAGAGGCGTGTACATAGCGGTTAGCACGCTTCTGTCAGCGCTCTTACCGTTCCTTGGGGACTTCATGAGCCTCACGGGTGCAGTGAGCACATTCCCTCTCACATTCATTCTAGCCAACCACATGTACTATAAGGCTAAGAACAATAAGCTCAATCCTTTGCAAAAGCTATGGCACTGGCTCAACGTTGTCTTCTTCAGTTTGATGTCTATTGCTGCTGCCATTGCAGCTCTTAGGCTCATTGCCCTTGACTCCAAGAACTTTCACGTTTTTGCAGATTTGTAA